One genomic segment of Besnoitia besnoiti strain Bb-Ger1 chromosome VII, whole genome shotgun sequence includes these proteins:
- a CDS encoding hypothetical protein (encoded by transcript BESB_076540) produces the protein MRSPDYVHGSSSTSTVTTSSTRSSITLVLQVPDAAPEVNSHASEFSETSSSQILAENRHRSRGEAVPGASGRVSSAAVTVAAESQGADRSPRIGAASGASFFSSHFASQFRTLRAAQRVFQADGQSFNEEIRGVRTDSGGEGGGDVCDLGRDAITGQEKLEEDEKADGRTDGTLEDGIQPESTANSSDHHLGEAGDEVYYERVSLCEFEYDDSSRTFYYPCPCGDLFEVSRETVEERVREASHSRTASPPSATGASADESSGSNSSTAAECDEEIEVEASCPSCSLKVQAFCTSSMLREILAEFEDTI, from the coding sequence ATGAGGAGTCCTGATTATGTCCACGGCAGCAGCTCAACATCGACGGTGACGACATCTTCGACCCGTTCATCCATCACCCTCGTTCTCCAGGTCCCGGACGCCGCCCCCGAGGTTAACTCACACGCCAGCGAATTTTCTGAGACATCCTCCAGTCAGATCCTTGCGGAAAACCGTCatcgcagcagaggcgaggcggttCCCGGAGCGAGTGGGCGCGTATCATCTGCCGCCGTAACCGTGGCAGCGGAGAGTCAGGGAGCGGATCGTTCACCTAGAatcggcgccgcctctggcgcttcctttttctcttctcatTTCGCCAGTCAGTTTCGAACTCTTCGAGCTGCTCAACGTGTGTTTCAGGCTGATGGTCAGTCTTTCAATGAGGAAATTCGTGGTGTGAGGACGGACtcgggaggcgaaggaggaggcgacgtgTGCGATTTGGGGCGAGATGCCATAACCGGTCAAGAAAAActtgaagaagacgaaaaggcAGACGGGAGGACGGATGGGACCTTGGAGGACGGAATCCAGCCTGAGTCGACGGCAAACTCGTCAGATCACCACTTAGGTgaggccggcgacgaggtGTATTACGAACGAGTGTCTTTGTGCGAGTTCGAATACGACGATTCCAGTCGGACGTTCTACTACCCCTGCCCGTGTGGCGACCTTTTTGAGGTATCTCGAGAGACAGTGGAAGAAAGGGTGCGCGAAGCATCTCATTCTAGAACGGCGAGTCCTCCCTCAGCAACGGGAGCGTCGGCCGACGAGAGTTCTGGATCAAATTCCTCAACGGCTGCAGAGTGTGACGAAGAAATAGAAGTAGAGGCCTCGTGCCCCTCCTGTTCACTGAAAGTTCAAGCCTTCTGCACCTCCTCGATGCTTCGAGAAATCTTGGCTGAGTTTGAAGATACGATATAG
- a CDS encoding hypothetical protein (encoded by transcript BESB_076550), with amino-acid sequence MAGVADAASPSTPRVASVRGESPLTALLNRFDPDAGRSVSTDSLPAVSASSDGGGSATGSALRAGGAYASACRGTHAPLYVRLKRRREEEVPPFLCLLQQKGSASTDGALPTAKRHQAGSGGQGSAPQRPGTLLLFRHVGEPPALFAVDTENKAQSSGAAACPPRETPRGGHERRREKSGAAGSGGEDYFADVAAALQHLRKYRVVTASRRGTDDKREEKERKSQAAAASGDARGGKESKGGSSGVLQHMKLTDGRRIRLLDVCPEPAMAEEAEGVPSTPDNYDFEWYRLADSADAARVVSDSGSHDFLLDKDEQGRLSSQAELIRKLIAEGTSANLPDGPGADAVGLIELEDVDPETGEVLLNCGWREDSCRFADVYLGEYGDIDDPDSDNPDGAELDYPEESDGEAKERLFESRLRSMLGDQSWGGGSSDGDVHYGSSDISDVEVE; translated from the exons ATGGCAGGTGTGGCGGACGCGGCTTCACCGTCGACGCCCAGGGTGGCGTCAGTCCGTGGAGAGTCGCCACTCACGGCTCTGCTCAATCGCTTTGACCCAGACGCAGGGAGGTCGGTTTCTACGGACTCCTTACCAGccgtgtctgcgtcttccgATGGCGGCGGGAGTGCGACTGGGAGCGCCCTACGCGCAGGAGGTGCGTACGCCTCAGCCTGCAGAGGGACGCACGCTCCGCTCTACGTCCGActgaagcggcgcagagaagaagaagttccgccttttctctgtctgctgcagcagaaaggATCAGCAAGCACCGATGGAGCGctgccgacggcgaagcgccatCAAGCGGGTTCAGGGGGTCAGGGCTCAGCGCCTCAGCGACCCGGTACCCTGCTGCTTTTCCGCCACGTgggcgagccgcccgccCTTTTCGCAGTTGACACAGAGAATAAGGCGCAGAGCTccggtgcggcggcgtgtcCCCCAAGGGAGACGCCCCGAGGAGGACAcgagcgcagaagagaaaagtCTGGGGCTGcggggagcggcggagaggatTACTTCGCGGACgttgccgcggcgctccaaCACCTGCGCAAGTACCGCGTCGTCACTGCCTCACGGAGGGGGACTGACGacaagcgcgaggagaaagaaaggaagtcccaggcggcggcggcgtcaggGGACGCGCGGGGTGGGAAGGAGTCAAAGGGCGGCTCTTCGGGTGTCCTCCAGCATATGAAACTTACGGATGGACGGAGGATTCGCCTTTTAGATGTCTGCCCTGAACCGGCGAtggcagaagaagcggagggcgTTCCCTCGACCCCCGACAACTACGATTTCGAGTGGTACCGCTTAGCGGactccgccgacgccgcacgcGTAGTATCGgacagcggcagccacgACTTCTTGTTAGACAAGGACGAGCAAGGCAGACTCAGCAGCCAGGCGGAGCTGATTAGGAAGCTGATCGCAGAAGGGACTTCGGCTAACCTGCCTGACGGTCCGGGGGCGGATGCGGTCGGCCTGATCGAACTTGAGGACGTGGATCCAGAGACCGGGGAAGTGCTGCTAAACTGTGGATGGCGCGAGGATTCCTGCAGATTCGCTGACGTGTACCTTGGAGAATACGGAGACATTGACGACCCAGACTCAG ACAACCCGGATGGTGCGGAGTTGGATTATCCGGAAGAGAGCGATGGTGAAGCAAAAGAGAGGCTTTTTGAGAGTCGGCTGCGCAGCATGTTGGGGGATCAATCATGGGGGGGGGGATCATCTGATGGTGACGTTCACTATGGCTCGAGTGACATCAGCGACGTTGAGGTCGAGTGA
- a CDS encoding putative GINS complex subunit Psf3 (encoded by transcript BESB_076560), with translation MAFFDPFLDKRTRTREGGLGAPLDTDEDPAADPCLPAQSPPSGLPSEEPAAEGDAPDAFAFSGSAGYTGESSLEESAPAFDLKAFHRHVREDDSLHSSAGAAARGAGESEDGSFLPESPAEPFSHLEQRRTPAPRTRGEGLRHTRDPLAPQDDDRSDDDGNIFAASSSTGLSDAHPPPESASQTDAPWTDVPGPSWEALDQEARKEPFSFIDFEPVPCSPVTNLPYLSSLCPNAQQEVAKKMRPDVLRPSDTLQLPLYQAELLMSRGKMKIKFPSFYEFAIIDALVKDPLTVDLAAHCLFYFDLGLYLCSLLPPYDWPVQHLRETLRSARHRRRVHIITHHRVLEKQFVGRLTFPEICVLKEMQKEQAGPRGPFSG, from the exons ATGGCGTTTTTCGATCCATTCCTCGACAAGCGGACGCGGACTCGAGAAGGGGGCTTGGGCGCCCCGCTCGACACCGACGAAGACCCCGCTGCTGACCCGTGTCTCCCTGCGCAGTCTCCTCCTTCTGGCCTGCCCTCGGAGGAGCctgcagcggagggcgacgctcCCGACGCGTTCGCCTTCAGCGGCTCTGCGGGCTACACCGGCGAAAGCAGTTTGGAAGAGAGCGCACCGGCGTTCGACCTGAAAGCCTTCCACAGACACGTGCGGGAGGATGACAGCCTCCacagcagcgcaggcgccgcagcgcgaggcgcgggggagagcgaggacggcAGCTTCTTGCCTGAGTCGCCTGCGGAGCCCTTCTCGCACCTGGAGCAGAGGCGgacccccgcgccgcggacgcggggTGAGGGCTTACGCCACACGCGAGATCCGCTGGCTCCCCAAGACGACGACcggagcgacgacgacggcaacATCTttgccgcgtcgtcctccacgGGCCTGTCAGACGCGCATCCGCCCCCAGAGAGCGCTTCCCAGACAGATGCGCCGTGGACGGATGTGCCAGGGCCTTCCTGGGAGGCGCTCGACcaagaggcgcggaaggagccTTTCAGTTTCATTGACTTCGAG CCCGTCCCCTGCTCGCCCGTCACAAACTTGCCGtatctctcctcgctctgccCGAACGCCCAGCAGGAAGTCGCGAAGAAAATGCGTCCTGACGTT CTGAGACCGTCAGacacgctgcagctgccgctgtaCCAAGCCGAGCTTTTGATGAGTCGCGGAAAGATGAAAATCAAGTTCCCCTCGTTTTACGAATTCGCCATCATTGACGCCCTGGTCAAGGACCCTCTCACGGTGGATCTCGCCGCTCACTGCCTCTTCTACTTTGACCTCGGCCTGTACCTCTGCTCGTT GTTGCCGCCGTACGACTGGCCCGTGCAGCACCTGCGCGAGACGCTTCGCAGCGCTCGGCATCGCCGGCGAGTCCACATCATCACGCACCACAGAGTTCTCGAGAAGCAGTTCGTCGGTCGTCTGACTTTCCCGGAAATCTGCG TCTTGAAAGAGATGCAGAAGGAGCAAGCGGGCCCGCGGGGCCCGTTCAGCGGATGA